From Ramlibacter tataouinensis, the proteins below share one genomic window:
- the boxA gene encoding benzoyl-CoA 2,3-epoxidase subunit BoxA: MDTAAASLELFRQHLIDPEVCIRCNTCEATCPIGAITHDGRNYVVDPGKCNFCAACIPPCPTGAIDNWRVTVRAAAYPTAEQLRWDELPPELSLDQLDALEAPGMPMRTAPAPEMAVAGSEEARFDVSQYASTVPPWSAAHAYVQLYGPRSARKEVVATVAGNMRVTEVGREYDTHHIVLDFGAMPFPVLEGQSIGVIPPGADAQGRAHHARQYSVASPRNGERPGYNNAALTVKRVLEDRQGRAVRGVASNYLCDLKVGDEVRVIGPFGASFLMPNHPRSHIVMVCTGTGSAPMRAMTEWRRRLRRSGKFESGRLMLFFGARTRAELPYFGPLTNLPRDFIDVNLAFSREPGQPRRYVQDLMRERAADLGALLADAQTHVYVCGLKSMEEGVVLALRDVAQQAGLSWEALGPALQTQGRLQLETY, encoded by the coding sequence ATGGACACGGCAGCAGCCTCGCTGGAGCTGTTCCGCCAGCACCTGATCGACCCCGAGGTCTGCATCCGCTGCAACACCTGCGAGGCGACCTGCCCGATCGGCGCGATCACGCACGACGGCCGCAACTACGTGGTCGATCCGGGCAAGTGCAACTTCTGCGCTGCCTGCATTCCGCCTTGTCCCACCGGCGCCATCGACAACTGGCGCGTGACCGTGCGCGCCGCCGCCTATCCTACGGCCGAGCAGCTGCGCTGGGATGAACTGCCGCCCGAACTGAGCCTGGACCAGCTCGATGCGCTGGAGGCGCCGGGCATGCCGATGCGCACCGCACCGGCGCCTGAAATGGCCGTCGCCGGCAGCGAGGAGGCGCGGTTCGACGTCTCGCAGTACGCGTCGACGGTGCCGCCCTGGTCGGCCGCGCACGCCTATGTGCAGCTCTACGGGCCCAGATCGGCGCGCAAGGAGGTTGTGGCCACCGTGGCCGGCAACATGCGGGTGACCGAAGTCGGCCGCGAGTACGACACCCACCACATCGTGCTCGACTTCGGCGCCATGCCCTTTCCGGTGCTGGAGGGCCAGTCGATCGGCGTGATCCCGCCCGGCGCGGATGCGCAGGGCCGTGCGCACCACGCGCGCCAGTACTCGGTCGCCAGCCCGCGCAACGGCGAGCGCCCCGGCTACAACAACGCCGCGCTGACCGTGAAACGCGTGCTCGAGGACCGGCAGGGCCGGGCGGTGCGGGGTGTGGCCTCGAACTACCTGTGCGACCTGAAAGTGGGCGACGAGGTGCGCGTGATCGGGCCCTTCGGGGCGAGTTTCCTGATGCCCAACCATCCGCGCAGCCACATCGTGATGGTCTGCACCGGCACCGGCAGCGCCCCGATGCGGGCCATGACCGAATGGCGGCGGCGCCTGCGCAGGTCGGGCAAGTTCGAGAGCGGCCGCCTGATGCTGTTCTTCGGCGCGCGCACCCGCGCGGAACTGCCGTACTTCGGGCCGCTGACGAACCTGCCGCGCGACTTCATCGACGTCAACCTCGCCTTTTCGCGCGAGCCCGGCCAGCCCCGGCGCTACGTGCAGGACCTGATGCGCGAGCGCGCGGCCGACTTGGGCGCGCTGCTGGCCGACGCGCAGACCCACGTCTACGTGTGCGGGCTCAAGAGCATGGAAGAGGGCGTGGTGCTGGCGCTGCGCGACGTGGCGCAGCAGGCGGGCCTGTCCTGGGAAGCGCTGGGCCCGGCGCTGCAGACGCAGGGGCGGCTGCAGCTCGAGACCTACTGA
- a CDS encoding DUF3306 domain-containing protein, giving the protein MSEGFLGRWSRRKADVREGKPVEGEPAIELENRAPPPQPSPGGGGGEEVLHAAPGDAPEARSEPPPPTLEDVKTLTAESDFRRFVTPGVAPEVKNAALKKLFADPHFNVMDGLDVYIDDYSKPDPMPEAMLRKLSAARFLRLFEEKPKDDGGAGEPRDVAYDAGTQTVAQSSHAPEAISGTEAVDDDPDLRLQQDDAAAGEEPGRGTG; this is encoded by the coding sequence ATGAGCGAAGGATTCTTGGGACGCTGGTCCAGGCGCAAGGCCGATGTGCGCGAGGGGAAGCCGGTCGAGGGCGAGCCGGCAATCGAGCTTGAGAATCGTGCGCCCCCACCCCAGCCCTCCCCCGGAGGGGGAGGGGGCGAGGAGGTGCTTCACGCGGCTCCGGGGGATGCTCCCGAAGCTCGATCTGAACCGCCGCCGCCCACGCTCGAAGACGTCAAAACCCTCACCGCCGAGTCGGATTTCCGCCGCTTCGTGACGCCCGGTGTCGCGCCCGAGGTGAAGAACGCGGCCCTGAAGAAGCTGTTCGCCGATCCCCACTTCAATGTCATGGACGGGTTGGACGTCTACATCGACGACTACTCCAAGCCCGACCCCATGCCCGAGGCCATGCTGCGCAAGCTGTCGGCGGCGCGCTTCCTGCGCCTTTTCGAGGAGAAGCCGAAGGACGATGGCGGCGCCGGCGAACCGCGGGATGTTGCCTATGACGCGGGAACACAGACCGTGGCACAGTCGTCTCATGCCCCTGAGGCCATATCCGGGACCGAAGCTGTAGATGACGACCCTGATCTGCGACTGCAACAAGACGATGCCGCTGCAGGCGAAGAGCCTGGGCGCGGCACTGGATGA
- a CDS encoding NADH-ubiquinone oxidoreductase-F iron-sulfur binding region domain-containing protein: protein MSASAISVHPLGSPDSLRQGLRRRAQLKGRQPDPQSLEEVRALIGAAPSDGHRRDLLIEHLHKLNDAYRGLHERHMVALAREMKISMAEVFEVASFYHHFEILRNGEEAPGLTVRVCESQSCAMAGSHEILARLAASLGPNVQVVAAPCIGRCEQAPAALVGQVAVPHATAETVADLAAKEQRRADQAGRAAGVQGFVGYEAYRAAGGYALATALANGSKSDESVLAAMESSGLRGLGGAGFPAGRKWRIVRGYAAPRLMAINIDEGEPGTFKDRHYLERDPHRFLEGMLVAAKVVGIDAVYIYLRDEYHDCRVMLEAELARLRRDPPCALPHIELRRGAGAYICGEESAMIESIEGRRGEPRLRPPYIAEVGLFGRPTLEHNFETLYWVRDIVDKGPDWFAGQGRHGRKGLRSFSVSGRVKDPGVKLAPAGITLRELVAEYCGGMPDGHELYAYLPGGASGGILPASLADLPLDFDTLQPHGCFIGSAAIIVLSQHDRARDAALSMMRFFASESCGQCTPCRVGTDKAAHLMEASQWDNATLEDLSTVMADASICGLGQAAPNPVRCVQKYFPHEIA, encoded by the coding sequence ATGAGTGCATCCGCCATTTCCGTCCACCCGCTGGGCAGCCCGGACTCCCTTCGGCAGGGCCTGCGCCGCCGCGCCCAGCTGAAGGGCCGCCAGCCCGACCCGCAGTCGCTCGAAGAGGTGCGTGCCCTGATCGGGGCCGCGCCGTCCGATGGCCACCGCCGTGACCTGCTGATCGAACACCTGCACAAGCTGAACGATGCCTATCGCGGCTTGCACGAGCGTCACATGGTGGCGCTCGCCCGCGAGATGAAGATCTCCATGGCCGAGGTGTTCGAGGTCGCGAGCTTCTACCACCATTTCGAGATCCTGCGAAACGGCGAAGAGGCGCCGGGGCTCACCGTGCGTGTGTGTGAGAGCCAGTCCTGCGCCATGGCGGGGTCGCACGAGATCCTGGCACGCCTGGCCGCCTCGCTCGGCCCCAACGTCCAGGTGGTGGCTGCGCCCTGCATCGGCCGCTGCGAGCAGGCGCCGGCCGCGCTGGTGGGCCAGGTGGCGGTGCCGCATGCCACGGCCGAGACCGTGGCCGATCTTGCCGCCAAGGAACAGCGCCGCGCCGACCAGGCCGGGCGCGCGGCTGGCGTGCAAGGCTTCGTCGGCTACGAGGCCTACCGCGCGGCGGGCGGCTACGCACTCGCCACCGCGCTGGCGAATGGCAGCAAGAGCGATGAATCGGTGCTCGCCGCCATGGAAAGTTCGGGCCTGCGCGGGCTGGGCGGTGCGGGCTTCCCGGCCGGGCGCAAGTGGCGCATCGTGCGCGGCTACGCCGCGCCGCGCCTCATGGCGATCAACATCGACGAAGGCGAGCCGGGCACCTTCAAGGACCGGCACTACCTCGAGCGCGACCCGCATCGCTTCCTCGAAGGGATGCTGGTCGCGGCCAAGGTGGTGGGCATCGACGCCGTCTACATCTACCTGCGCGACGAGTACCACGACTGCCGCGTGATGCTCGAGGCCGAACTCGCGCGTCTGCGCCGCGATCCGCCCTGCGCGCTGCCGCACATCGAGCTGCGCCGCGGTGCCGGCGCCTATATCTGCGGCGAAGAGTCGGCCATGATCGAGAGCATCGAAGGCCGCCGCGGCGAGCCTCGCCTGCGCCCGCCCTACATCGCCGAGGTGGGGCTGTTCGGCCGGCCGACGCTGGAACACAACTTCGAGACGCTGTACTGGGTGCGCGACATCGTGGACAAGGGCCCGGACTGGTTCGCGGGGCAGGGCCGCCACGGGCGCAAGGGCCTGCGCAGCTTCAGCGTGAGCGGGCGCGTCAAGGACCCAGGCGTCAAGCTGGCGCCGGCGGGCATCACGCTGCGCGAGCTCGTCGCCGAGTACTGCGGCGGCATGCCGGACGGCCACGAGCTCTATGCCTACCTGCCGGGTGGCGCATCGGGCGGCATCCTGCCGGCCAGCCTGGCGGACCTGCCGCTGGACTTCGACACCCTGCAGCCGCACGGCTGCTTCATCGGCTCGGCCGCGATCATCGTGCTCAGCCAGCACGACCGGGCGCGCGACGCGGCCCTGTCGATGATGCGTTTCTTCGCCAGCGAGAGCTGCGGCCAGTGCACGCCCTGCCGGGTCGGCACCGACAAGGCCGCGCATCTCATGGAGGCGTCCCAATGGGACAACGCCACCCTGGAGGATCTCAGCACCGTCATGGCCGATGCCTCGATCTGCGGCCTCGGCCAGGCGGCCCCCAATCCCGTGCGCTGCGTGCAGAAGTACTTCCCCCATGAAATCGCCTGA
- a CDS encoding DUF3305 domain-containing protein: MAQRPSIEVAVVMRRERLDNRWQPWRWVLHEVVRNEPGFGAEPRLLFRSESEERWLHPGFLVELFRDDAEGYFLNAETPAPCWFVLWRMEEEATVADEPIPRPVVVSLSYHDAGRWLDAQETVEQVPAPPEVVEWMLAFVQEHYVPEPRKRKRPESFKQLEDRFGNPVSITTEKKYGGGGS; this comes from the coding sequence ATGGCCCAACGACCGAGCATCGAAGTCGCCGTCGTGATGCGCCGCGAGCGCCTGGACAACCGCTGGCAGCCCTGGCGCTGGGTGCTGCACGAGGTGGTCCGCAACGAGCCCGGCTTCGGCGCCGAGCCGCGCCTCCTGTTCAGGAGCGAAAGCGAAGAGCGCTGGCTTCATCCCGGCTTCCTGGTCGAGTTGTTCCGCGACGATGCCGAGGGTTATTTCCTGAACGCGGAAACGCCGGCGCCCTGCTGGTTCGTGCTGTGGCGCATGGAGGAAGAAGCCACCGTCGCGGACGAGCCGATTCCGCGCCCGGTCGTCGTCTCACTCAGCTACCACGACGCCGGCCGCTGGCTCGACGCGCAGGAGACGGTCGAGCAGGTGCCCGCGCCGCCCGAGGTGGTCGAGTGGATGCTCGCCTTCGTCCAGGAGCACTATGTGCCCGAGCCGCGCAAGCGCAAGCGCCCCGAAAGCTTCAAGCAACTGGAGGATCGCTTCGGCAATCCGGTGTCGATCACGACCGAGAAGAAGTATGGCGGGGGCGGCTCATGA
- a CDS encoding formate dehydrogenase, giving the protein MSQPKTKLSRRTLFAGAGTAGAVAAAATLLPGVVQDTASAPEMKQPPEKGGGYQLTEHVKRYYKSTLV; this is encoded by the coding sequence ATGAGCCAGCCGAAGACGAAATTGTCGCGCCGGACATTGTTTGCAGGAGCGGGGACTGCCGGCGCCGTCGCCGCAGCCGCGACGCTGCTGCCCGGTGTGGTGCAAGACACCGCAAGCGCGCCCGAGATGAAGCAGCCGCCTGAAAAAGGCGGCGGCTATCAGCTGACGGAACACGTCAAGCGCTATTACAAGAGCACCCTCGTCTGA
- the fdhF gene encoding formate dehydrogenase subunit alpha yields MKSPDLPTIEFTLDGRPVHALPGESILQAARRSGTEIPHLCYTDGMRADGNCRACVVEIAGERVLAPSCCRAPTSGMQVQSQSERAQRSQKMVLELLLADMPEQGHKWADAKGELPHGELSEWAQRLQVQPRQELKAIRREAPAADLSHPAMAVNLDACIQCTRCVRACREEQVNDVIGYSRRGSSSEIVFDLGDPMGASSCVACGECVQACPTGALMPKTLVGSQVVDREVDSVCPFCGVGCLIKYKVRDEKIVGVDGRDGPANHGRLCVKGRFGFDYAHHPHRLTQPLIRKAGVPKDLDVERDPARWREVFREASWDEALELAAGKLKSLRDTHGPKSLAGFGSAKGTNEEAYLFQKLVRTGFGSNNVDHCTRLCHASSVAALLEGVGSGAVSNQVNDVEHAELILVIGSNPTANHPVAATWMKNAAKRGTKIVLADPRVTDIGRHAWRVMQFKADADVALLSAMIHAIIEEGLADRAFIEQRTSNFEALREGVRAFSPEAMESICGIPAATIREVARAFATAKSAMILWGMGVSQHVHGTDNARCLIALCSVAGQIGKPGSGLHPLRGQNNVQGASDAGLIPMMFPNYQRVDSAGAHQWFEQFWNTKLDDKPGYTVVEIMHKALAPASDPHKVRGMYVMGENPAMSDPDLQHAREALASLEHMVVQDIFLTETAWLADVVLPASAWPEKTGTVTNTDRMVQLGRQAIEPPGDARPDLWLIQELARRMGLAWNYPGEDSGVAAVYEEMRQAMHESIAGVTWERLQREGSVTYPCLSEDDPGQPIVFTERFPTADGRVRLVPTELVPADEKPDLEYPLVLITGRQLEHWHTGSMTRRASVLDAIEPVPTASLNARELQRLGLAPGDIATIASRRGAVRCTVRQDDGTPDATVFMPFAYNEAAANLLTNPALDPFGKIPEFKYCAVRVTAD; encoded by the coding sequence ATGAAATCGCCTGACCTGCCCACGATCGAATTCACGCTGGACGGACGTCCGGTCCATGCGCTGCCGGGCGAGAGCATCCTGCAGGCGGCGCGGCGTTCCGGCACCGAGATTCCGCACCTGTGCTACACGGACGGGATGCGTGCCGACGGCAACTGCCGCGCCTGCGTGGTCGAGATCGCCGGCGAACGGGTGCTCGCGCCCAGCTGCTGCCGCGCGCCCACGTCCGGCATGCAGGTCCAATCGCAAAGCGAGCGGGCGCAGCGCAGCCAGAAGATGGTGCTGGAACTGCTGCTGGCCGACATGCCGGAGCAGGGCCACAAATGGGCCGATGCCAAGGGCGAACTGCCGCATGGCGAATTGAGCGAATGGGCGCAGCGGCTGCAGGTCCAGCCGCGCCAGGAGCTGAAGGCGATCCGGCGCGAGGCGCCCGCGGCCGACCTGTCGCATCCAGCAATGGCGGTGAATCTGGATGCCTGCATCCAGTGCACCCGCTGCGTGCGTGCCTGCCGCGAGGAGCAGGTCAACGACGTGATCGGCTATTCGCGCCGCGGCTCTTCCAGCGAGATCGTGTTCGACCTGGGCGACCCCATGGGCGCCAGCTCCTGCGTGGCCTGCGGCGAGTGCGTGCAGGCCTGCCCGACCGGCGCGCTGATGCCCAAGACCCTGGTCGGCTCGCAGGTGGTCGATCGCGAAGTGGACTCGGTCTGTCCGTTCTGCGGCGTCGGCTGCCTCATCAAGTACAAGGTGCGCGACGAAAAGATCGTGGGCGTGGACGGCCGCGACGGGCCGGCCAACCACGGCCGGCTGTGCGTCAAGGGCCGCTTCGGCTTCGACTACGCGCACCATCCGCACCGGCTGACGCAGCCGCTGATCCGCAAGGCCGGGGTGCCGAAAGACCTCGACGTGGAGCGCGATCCGGCCCGCTGGCGCGAGGTGTTCCGCGAGGCGAGCTGGGACGAGGCGCTGGAGCTGGCCGCCGGCAAGCTCAAGTCGCTGCGCGACACGCACGGCCCGAAGTCGCTGGCCGGCTTCGGCTCCGCCAAGGGCACGAACGAGGAAGCCTACCTGTTCCAGAAGCTGGTTCGCACCGGTTTCGGCAGCAACAACGTGGACCACTGCACGCGCCTGTGCCATGCCTCCAGCGTGGCGGCGCTGCTCGAAGGCGTGGGCTCCGGCGCGGTGAGCAACCAGGTCAACGACGTCGAGCATGCGGAGCTGATCCTGGTGATCGGCTCCAACCCCACGGCCAACCATCCGGTCGCCGCGACCTGGATGAAGAACGCCGCCAAGCGGGGCACCAAGATCGTCCTGGCCGATCCGCGCGTGACCGACATCGGGCGCCACGCCTGGCGCGTGATGCAGTTCAAGGCGGACGCCGACGTCGCGCTGCTGTCGGCCATGATCCACGCCATCATCGAGGAAGGGCTCGCGGACCGGGCCTTCATCGAGCAGCGTACGAGCAACTTCGAGGCCCTGCGCGAAGGCGTGCGTGCCTTCAGCCCCGAGGCGATGGAATCGATATGCGGCATTCCCGCGGCCACCATCCGCGAGGTGGCGCGTGCCTTCGCCACCGCGAAGTCGGCCATGATCCTGTGGGGCATGGGCGTCAGCCAGCACGTGCACGGCACGGACAACGCCCGCTGCCTGATCGCGCTGTGCAGCGTGGCCGGCCAGATCGGCAAGCCGGGCAGCGGCCTGCATCCGCTGCGCGGCCAGAACAACGTGCAGGGCGCGAGCGACGCCGGCCTGATCCCGATGATGTTCCCGAACTACCAGCGCGTGGACAGCGCGGGCGCGCACCAGTGGTTCGAGCAGTTCTGGAACACCAAGCTGGACGACAAGCCCGGCTACACCGTGGTCGAGATCATGCACAAGGCGCTCGCCCCGGCGAGCGACCCGCACAAGGTGCGCGGCATGTACGTCATGGGCGAGAACCCCGCCATGAGCGACCCCGACCTGCAGCACGCGCGCGAGGCGCTGGCGTCGCTGGAGCACATGGTGGTGCAGGACATCTTCCTGACCGAGACGGCCTGGCTGGCCGACGTGGTGCTGCCTGCCAGCGCCTGGCCGGAGAAGACCGGCACCGTGACCAACACCGACCGCATGGTGCAGCTCGGACGCCAGGCGATCGAGCCGCCGGGCGACGCGCGGCCCGACCTGTGGCTGATCCAGGAACTGGCGCGGCGCATGGGCCTGGCCTGGAACTACCCCGGCGAGGACTCGGGCGTGGCGGCGGTATACGAGGAGATGCGCCAGGCCATGCACGAGTCGATTGCCGGCGTGACCTGGGAGCGGCTGCAGCGCGAAGGCAGCGTGACCTACCCATGCCTGAGCGAAGACGACCCCGGCCAGCCCATCGTCTTCACCGAGCGCTTCCCGACCGCCGACGGCCGCGTGCGCCTGGTGCCCACAGAGCTGGTGCCGGCCGACGAAAAGCCCGATCTCGAATATCCGTTGGTCCTGATCACCGGCCGCCAGCTCGAGCACTGGCACACCGGCAGCATGACCCGGCGCGCTTCGGTGCTCGACGCCATCGAGCCGGTCCCCACCGCCTCGCTGAACGCGCGTGAACTGCAGCGCCTGGGCCTGGCGCCGGGCGACATCGCCACCATCGCCTCGCGCCGCGGCGCGGTGCGCTGCACCGTGCGGCAGGACGACGGCACGCCCGACGCGACCGTGTTCATGCCCTTTGCCTACAACGAGGCGGCGGCCAACCTGCTGACCAATCCGGCGCTCGACCCCTTCGGCAAGATCCCGGAGTTCAAGTACTGCGCGGTGCGCGTGACGGCCGACTAG
- a CDS encoding molecular chaperone has product MTPQIPVSSALDEETARAEIYGLLAQLYYAPPAPELLQAIRAAATEAPAAGAYLEEPWRELVGTARAMSDAAVAAEYDALFGGVGKPDVYLYGSHYLSGFLNEKPLARLRADLERLGLARDEAMSETEDHVAYLFEVMRYLIAAEDVEVANLTTQREFFGTHVQPWLIQMCDALSAHPGARFYAGLSSFTRAFGSIEAQGFDMLA; this is encoded by the coding sequence ATGACGCCTCAGATCCCCGTCTCCTCCGCGCTCGACGAGGAAACCGCGCGGGCCGAAATCTACGGCCTGCTGGCGCAGCTCTACTACGCGCCACCGGCGCCGGAGCTGCTGCAGGCCATCCGCGCGGCGGCGACCGAAGCGCCCGCCGCCGGGGCCTACCTCGAGGAACCCTGGCGCGAGCTGGTGGGCACGGCACGCGCCATGAGCGACGCCGCGGTCGCGGCCGAATACGACGCCTTGTTCGGTGGCGTCGGCAAGCCCGATGTCTATCTCTATGGGTCGCACTACCTGAGCGGCTTCCTCAACGAGAAGCCGCTGGCACGGCTGCGCGCCGACCTGGAGCGCCTGGGGCTGGCGCGGGACGAGGCCATGTCCGAGACCGAGGACCACGTCGCCTATTTATTTGAGGTGATGCGTTATCTGATCGCGGCCGAAGACGTGGAAGTTGCCAACCTCACGACCCAGCGCGAGTTCTTCGGCACCCACGTCCAGCCCTGGCTGATTCAGATGTGCGACGCCCTGTCGGCCCATCCCGGGGCGCGTTTCTATGCCGGCTTGTCCTCGTTTACCCGCGCATTCGGCAGCATCGAGGCGCAGGGCTTCGACATGCTTGCCTGA
- a CDS encoding 4Fe-4S binding protein, protein MTTLICDCNKTMPLQAKSLGAALDEALTLHSCLCRREAGDFQRAIKGEGEVVVACTQEQRLFGELARQTEGAVAPLRFVNIRETGGWSRDASKAMPKIAALLAAANLPDPQPVATVSYRSGGRLLIIGPLEEAARAARLLDDILDVTLFAQGGAGEQERRHPVLAGKIDGLRGWLGAFELQWSRDNPIDLDLCTRCNACIKVCPEDAIGLDYQIDLAKCQSHRACVKACEAVGAIDFERAPQPHQEKFDLVLDLRSAPAFLQHAPPQGYFHAPQGLDPAQLVKLRDLVGEFEKPKFFDYKAKICAHSRNEKVGCHACIDVCSAEAISSDQRHQQIKVNASLCVGCGTCTTVCPTGALGYAYPRATDQGLKLRTLLSTYRRAGGEQATLLLHSQERGRELIEELGRAAQLGVAAGVPAHVIPVGLWHTASVGLDLWLSAVAFGASQVVVFMTREEAPQYRDAVREQMAVGQAVLTGLGYTGRHFTLIEADHIQDLDQELGLLSANSAEGPREAAAFAVAPEKRSTLELALDHLAAQAPGKPEAIALPAASPFGTIEVDKERCTLCLSCVSACPASALQDNPQLPQLRFIEKNCVQCGLCATTCPEDAIVLRPRLLLTPERRQPRVLNETQPYACVRCGKPFGTLKAIEAMLGKLEGHSMFQGAALERLKMCGDCRVVDIYSSQDEVKITDL, encoded by the coding sequence ATGACGACCCTGATCTGCGACTGCAACAAGACGATGCCGCTGCAGGCGAAGAGCCTGGGCGCGGCACTGGATGAAGCGCTGACGCTTCATAGTTGCCTGTGCCGGCGTGAAGCCGGTGATTTCCAGCGGGCGATCAAGGGCGAAGGCGAGGTCGTCGTCGCCTGCACCCAGGAGCAGCGCCTGTTCGGCGAGCTGGCGCGGCAGACCGAAGGCGCGGTGGCGCCGCTGCGTTTCGTCAACATCCGCGAGACCGGCGGCTGGAGCCGCGACGCGTCCAAGGCCATGCCGAAGATCGCGGCGCTGCTGGCTGCCGCCAACCTGCCCGATCCGCAGCCGGTGGCCACGGTGAGCTATCGCAGCGGCGGGCGCCTGTTGATCATCGGTCCGCTGGAAGAGGCCGCGCGCGCCGCGCGCCTGCTGGACGACATCCTCGACGTTACCCTGTTCGCGCAGGGCGGCGCCGGCGAGCAGGAGCGCCGCCATCCGGTGCTGGCGGGCAAGATCGACGGCCTGCGGGGATGGCTGGGCGCGTTCGAGCTGCAATGGTCGCGGGACAACCCGATCGACCTGGACCTGTGCACGCGCTGCAACGCCTGCATCAAGGTCTGCCCCGAAGATGCGATCGGCCTGGACTACCAGATCGACCTGGCCAAGTGCCAGTCGCATCGCGCCTGCGTCAAGGCCTGCGAAGCAGTCGGCGCGATCGACTTCGAGCGCGCGCCGCAGCCGCACCAGGAGAAGTTCGACCTGGTGCTCGACCTGCGCAGCGCCCCGGCCTTCCTGCAGCACGCGCCGCCGCAGGGCTACTTCCACGCGCCGCAGGGCCTCGATCCGGCGCAGCTGGTGAAGCTGCGCGACCTGGTCGGCGAGTTCGAGAAGCCGAAGTTCTTCGACTACAAGGCCAAGATCTGCGCGCACAGCCGCAACGAGAAGGTCGGCTGCCACGCCTGCATCGACGTGTGCTCGGCCGAGGCGATCTCGAGCGACCAGCGGCACCAGCAGATCAAGGTCAACGCCAGCCTGTGCGTGGGCTGCGGCACCTGCACCACGGTGTGCCCGACCGGCGCGCTGGGCTACGCCTATCCCCGCGCCACGGACCAGGGGCTCAAGCTCCGGACCCTGCTGTCCACCTACCGGCGCGCCGGCGGCGAGCAGGCGACGCTCCTGCTGCACAGCCAGGAACGCGGCCGTGAGCTGATCGAGGAGCTGGGCCGTGCCGCGCAGCTGGGCGTCGCCGCCGGCGTGCCTGCCCATGTGATCCCGGTCGGCCTGTGGCACACGGCCAGCGTGGGCCTGGACCTGTGGCTGAGCGCCGTCGCCTTTGGGGCATCGCAGGTGGTGGTCTTCATGACGCGGGAAGAGGCGCCGCAATACCGCGACGCCGTGCGCGAGCAGATGGCGGTGGGGCAGGCCGTGCTGACGGGCCTGGGCTACACCGGCCGCCACTTCACGCTCATCGAGGCCGATCACATCCAGGACCTGGACCAGGAACTGGGCTTGCTGTCCGCGAACTCCGCCGAGGGCCCGCGCGAGGCGGCTGCGTTCGCCGTCGCGCCGGAAAAGCGCAGCACCCTCGAGCTCGCGCTCGATCACCTGGCCGCGCAGGCGCCGGGCAAGCCCGAAGCCATCGCGCTGCCGGCGGCTTCGCCCTTCGGCACGATCGAGGTGGACAAGGAGCGCTGCACGCTGTGCCTGAGCTGCGTGAGCGCCTGCCCGGCCAGCGCCCTGCAGGACAACCCGCAGCTGCCCCAGTTGCGCTTCATCGAGAAGAACTGCGTGCAGTGCGGCCTGTGCGCCACCACCTGCCCGGAAGACGCAATCGTGCTCAGGCCCCGCCTGCTGCTGACGCCGGAACGCCGCCAGCCGCGCGTGCTGAACGAAACCCAGCCGTACGCCTGCGTCCGCTGCGGCAAGCCTTTCGGCACGCTCAAGGCCATCGAGGCCATGCTCGGCAAGCTGGAGGGCCACTCGATGTTCCAGGGAGCGGCCCTGGAGCGCCTCAAGATGTGCGGCGACTGCCGCGTGGTCGACATCTACTCATCGCAGGACGAAGTGAAGATCACCGACCTATGA